One Polypterus senegalus isolate Bchr_013 chromosome 10, ASM1683550v1, whole genome shotgun sequence DNA segment encodes these proteins:
- the LOC120537715 gene encoding uncharacterized protein LOC120537715 yields the protein MPLSETAESQKDKQEKMKMLSKETNVNNEEIGILVQSTYYSQHKEINKGASMKQLFQDWPFVFQEIGMGVHFKQLTGIDLKEMFFASLDKKRAQLLKFLKTTSTERKKQVMRAAAKLEVSRGQLEGGSKDVKDMVILLLAYFEERQEVMFHHVEESFLAEDVVDKLPVTPCIIVSALCMMFGSFYCFNIHYLVELASTLEFLQRCFFNINPDKKQLPINPKVLTLIADLADHDWRTSS from the exons ATGCCACTTTCTGAGACAGCGGAGAGCCAGAAGGATAAACAGGAGAAAATGAAGATGCTGTCTAAGGAGACAAATGTTAATAATGAAGAAATCGGAATCCTTGTGCAATCAACATATTACTCCCAGCATAAAGAGATAAATAAGGGAGCCAGTATGAAACAACTTTTTCAGGACTGGCCTTTTGTATTCCAAGAAATTGGCATGGGTGTACACTTCAAACAGCTGACTGGGATTGATCTGAAAGAGATGTTCTTTGCAAGCTTGGACAAAAAGAGAGCACAGCTCCTAAAGTTCCTAAAAACCACCAGcacagagagaaaaaagcaagTCATGAGAGCAGCTGCTAAATTGGAGGTGTCCAGAGGTCAGTTGGAGGGCGGTTCTAAAGATGTCAAGGACATGGTGATTCTTCTTCTTGCATACTTTGAAGAAAGGCAAGAGGTAATGTTTCATCATGTGGAAGAGTCCTTCCTTGCTGAAGATGTGGTTGATAAATTGCCAGTCACCCCCTGCATTATTGTTTCTG CACTGTGCATGATGTTCGGCAGCTTTTACTGTTTCAATATTCACTATCTAGTGGAACTGGCATCCACCCTTGAGTTCTTGCAACG atGCTTTTTCAACATAAATCCAGACAAGAAACAGCTCCCAATCAATCCCAAAGTGCTCACTCTAATAGCTGACCTAGCTGACCATGACTGGAGAACCAGTTCTTAG